The Caldalkalibacillus thermarum genome window below encodes:
- a CDS encoding RicAFT regulatory complex protein RicA family protein yields the protein MSKSEIVTRKEIIEQAEKLAVLIAQSAEVDFFKRAEQQIKKNEKVQRLIAEIKRLQKHAVHYEHYKKSKALEETEAKLEQLHQELDQIPIVQEFKQSQRDVNDLLQMVTNIISNTVTDKIIESTGGNVLTGETGGGSNFSCPIR from the coding sequence ATGTCAAAGTCTGAAATTGTGACCCGGAAAGAAATTATTGAGCAAGCGGAAAAATTGGCCGTTCTCATTGCCCAGTCTGCAGAAGTGGATTTCTTTAAACGGGCCGAGCAACAGATTAAAAAAAATGAAAAAGTGCAACGTTTGATTGCCGAGATCAAGCGCTTGCAAAAGCATGCTGTTCACTATGAACATTACAAAAAAAGTAAGGCTTTGGAAGAAACAGAAGCCAAATTGGAACAACTTCACCAAGAGTTGGATCAGATTCCCATTGTCCAAGAGTTTAAACAATCCCAGAGAGATGTCAATGATTTGTTACAGATGGTGACCAATATCATTTCTAATACGGTTACCGATAAAATTATTGAATCAACAGGTGGCAATGTGCTCACAGGAGAGACCGGAGGAGGGTCTAACTTCTCTTGCCCCATTCGATAA
- the hfq gene encoding RNA chaperone Hfq, whose protein sequence is MKQNVNIQDFFLNQIRKENIPVTVYLVNGYQLRGFVKAFDNFTIVIDSEGKQQLVYKHAISTFTPARPVSLNHEQEK, encoded by the coding sequence ATGAAACAAAACGTCAATATTCAGGATTTCTTTTTAAATCAGATTCGCAAAGAGAATATTCCCGTTACAGTTTATCTTGTGAACGGGTATCAACTTAGAGGCTTTGTCAAAGCCTTTGATAATTTCACTATCGTGATCGATTCTGAAGGAAAGCAACAACTTGTGTATAAACATGCCATTTCTACCTTTACACCAGCCCGTCCTGTATCCCTCAATCATGAGCAGGAAAAATAA
- the mutL gene encoding DNA mismatch repair endonuclease MutL: MNHIQVMSEDLANKIAAGEVVERPASVVKELVENAIDAQSTVIDVEVEDGGLKRIKVTDNGTGMSRQDSQLAFERHATSKVKTERDLFRIKTLGFRGEALPSIAAVSKVTLETWNGQDEKGTLIRLEGGQVTTVEDAPLRQGTMVEVTDLFFNTPARYKYLKTVHTELSHISDLINRLALAHSTISFRLRHNGRTLLSTSGNGNLLHILAHIYGHQAAKQMLPFQAAHLDFEAEGFLSKPDLTRANRHYLTVIINGRFVKHQGINRAILQAYHTLLPAHRYPVVLLSLKMDPSLLDVNVHPAKLEIRLSKENELLEWLEEEIKRTLQEHCLIPSPLSSMKRRTQGQHKPVQQTLDLSLPQEKPSRPEEVQKPNDGNSVHQSHVQHSSQPDQIHDQSGEYAETEGLPVKEEEKLGKQTSHPVAEPPAVKAMEQPVAEQMKRPAEKIPLLYPIGQLHGTYILAQNEEGLYMIDQHAAQERIWYEHFTEKLNQTERASQELAIPLVLEFTAGEAALIKKHQPILEKAGLFLEEFGHHAYMIRSHPNWFPQGEEEALIREMIDFAIHHKGKLEWMTFRDEVAKMMACKQSIKANQYLTRKEMEALLEKLRLSSNPFTCPHGRPITVLLTKYEIEKMFKRVM; this comes from the coding sequence ATGAACCACATCCAGGTGATGAGCGAAGATCTGGCCAATAAAATTGCTGCGGGGGAGGTAGTGGAGCGTCCTGCTTCAGTCGTTAAGGAACTGGTTGAAAATGCCATTGATGCCCAAAGCACAGTCATTGACGTGGAGGTAGAGGATGGGGGCTTAAAGCGGATTAAGGTGACAGATAATGGGACCGGCATGTCCCGTCAAGACAGTCAATTGGCTTTTGAACGTCATGCCACCAGCAAAGTTAAAACGGAAAGGGATTTGTTCCGGATCAAAACCTTGGGATTTAGAGGAGAAGCGTTACCCAGCATCGCTGCCGTCTCCAAAGTGACGCTAGAGACTTGGAACGGACAAGACGAAAAGGGAACGCTCATCCGTTTGGAGGGAGGGCAAGTGACAACGGTTGAAGATGCCCCTCTCCGCCAAGGCACCATGGTGGAAGTGACCGACTTGTTCTTTAATACCCCTGCCCGCTACAAATATTTAAAAACCGTTCACACTGAGTTAAGCCATATCAGCGACTTGATCAACCGTTTGGCCCTGGCCCACTCCACCATCTCTTTTCGCTTGCGGCATAACGGAAGAACCCTGCTTTCAACCAGTGGGAATGGGAACCTGTTGCACATATTGGCTCATATTTACGGACATCAAGCAGCCAAACAGATGCTTCCTTTTCAGGCGGCCCATCTGGATTTTGAAGCAGAAGGCTTTTTGAGCAAGCCTGACCTAACCCGGGCGAACAGGCATTATCTGACCGTTATTATTAACGGCCGCTTTGTTAAGCATCAAGGGATTAACAGAGCCATTTTACAAGCCTATCACACCTTATTGCCGGCACACCGTTACCCGGTTGTACTCTTGAGCCTGAAAATGGATCCCAGCTTACTGGATGTCAATGTCCACCCAGCAAAACTGGAGATCAGGCTGAGTAAAGAGAATGAACTGTTAGAATGGCTGGAGGAAGAAATAAAACGAACGTTACAGGAACATTGCCTCATTCCTTCGCCTTTATCCAGTATGAAACGGCGTACACAAGGTCAACACAAGCCTGTCCAGCAAACGCTCGACCTGAGTTTGCCACAGGAAAAACCTTCTCGTCCTGAGGAAGTTCAAAAACCAAATGATGGCAACTCTGTTCATCAATCCCATGTACAGCATTCTTCTCAGCCTGACCAGATTCACGATCAAAGCGGCGAATATGCCGAAACAGAAGGTTTACCTGTGAAAGAGGAAGAAAAGCTTGGAAAACAGACATCTCATCCTGTCGCAGAACCCCCCGCAGTAAAGGCAATGGAGCAACCTGTTGCTGAACAAATGAAGCGGCCAGCTGAGAAGATCCCCCTATTGTACCCTATAGGCCAGCTTCACGGCACATACATTCTAGCCCAGAATGAAGAAGGGCTGTACATGATCGATCAGCACGCCGCACAAGAACGAATATGGTATGAACATTTCACAGAGAAACTGAATCAGACAGAGCGAGCCAGTCAAGAACTGGCCATTCCGCTGGTTCTCGAATTTACCGCAGGTGAGGCTGCACTCATCAAAAAGCATCAACCCATACTGGAAAAAGCAGGTCTATTTTTAGAAGAATTTGGGCATCATGCATATATGATCCGGTCTCATCCTAATTGGTTCCCACAGGGTGAAGAAGAAGCGTTGATTCGGGAAATGATTGATTTTGCTATTCATCACAAGGGAAAATTGGAGTGGATGACCTTTAGGGACGAAGTGGCTAAAATGATGGCTTGTAAACAATCCATTAAAGCGAATCAGTATTTGACCCGCAAGGAGATGGAAGCTTTGCTTGAGAAGCTTCGACTCAGTTCCAATCCCTTCACTTGTCCCCATGGACGACCTATTACGGTGTTACTCACCAAATATGAGATCGAAAAAATGTTTAAAAGAGTGATGTAG
- a CDS encoding BrxA/BrxB family bacilliredoxin, with protein MNMFFQNQMDLMIRPMREELTRHGFVELKTPEEVDEAFRSAKGVALVVVNSVCGCAAGLARPAAVQSLNYDKKPDHLFTVFAGQDKEATARAREYFEGYPPSSPSFAVLKDGKIVGMVQRHEIEDSDMESIIAKLHALYDKAHEA; from the coding sequence ATGAATATGTTTTTCCAAAATCAGATGGATCTGATGATTCGTCCGATGCGAGAAGAGCTGACCCGGCACGGCTTTGTAGAATTAAAAACACCGGAAGAAGTAGACGAAGCGTTTAGGTCTGCCAAAGGGGTGGCGCTGGTAGTGGTGAACTCTGTTTGTGGCTGTGCAGCCGGATTGGCCCGCCCCGCTGCTGTTCAATCCCTTAATTACGACAAAAAGCCTGATCATCTGTTCACCGTCTTTGCCGGACAGGATAAGGAAGCAACAGCACGAGCCCGGGAATATTTTGAAGGTTATCCGCCTTCATCACCTTCATTTGCCGTGTTAAAAGATGGAAAAATCGTGGGCATGGTACAGCGCCATGAAATCGAGGACAGTGATATGGAGAGCATTATCGCCAAGCTGCATGCCTTATACGACAAAGCCCACGAAGCGTAA
- a CDS encoding putative amidoligase domain-containing protein, translating to MTVKLEELDFPYVIADPDQVDRYPPGKIELRLYVPPPTETEKQLEQNLLQSGGIAVVRDKDPRPKKILRFAICQLECFALWQADQSGEENSPLLKTRPGRRSSFRALPLQTSTRDVRKSRQLAIRALYSLGYDLGLVDVGVFSVKPRYRVWRMSNRIPPGNKEALNRLIERQVTEYAQHHNPVLGADLEFVLRHRNGKYVLASNYFPKLGRVGYDSIWIPGRRNKHPIAELRPKHSPDPRELFKNIFLCLRLAERKINNPDIQWLAGGKPLKGFPIGGHLHFSGVPLNTRFVRALDNYLTLPLFLMESPISLSRRPKYGYIGDIREQFHGGFEYRTPPSWLVRPRIAKGVVCLAKVLANDYQHLEWMPLNNWRVQTDFYQEEQDKLRGIVHQLWQELKLRCPSYREYQHELDPFYQLIEAHYRWDEYQDIRPAWRLTSL from the coding sequence ATGACCGTCAAATTGGAAGAGCTGGACTTTCCCTATGTCATCGCGGATCCTGATCAGGTTGACCGATACCCACCAGGAAAAATTGAACTTCGCTTATATGTGCCTCCTCCTACTGAAACGGAAAAGCAACTTGAACAAAACTTGCTGCAGTCAGGCGGAATTGCGGTTGTTAGAGATAAAGATCCAAGACCGAAAAAAATATTGCGCTTTGCCATTTGCCAATTGGAGTGTTTTGCTCTTTGGCAAGCAGACCAAAGCGGAGAAGAAAACAGCCCCCTGTTAAAAACCCGGCCTGGCCGGAGAAGTTCTTTTCGTGCTTTGCCGCTTCAAACCTCTACACGGGATGTCAGAAAATCTCGGCAATTGGCTATACGTGCTTTATATTCATTAGGCTATGATTTAGGATTGGTTGATGTGGGGGTGTTTTCCGTCAAACCCCGGTACCGTGTGTGGCGTATGAGCAACCGTATTCCTCCTGGCAATAAGGAAGCTTTGAATCGTCTGATTGAAAGACAAGTAACAGAATATGCCCAACACCATAATCCCGTTCTGGGAGCCGATTTAGAGTTTGTTTTAAGGCACCGGAATGGGAAGTATGTTTTAGCTTCTAACTATTTTCCCAAGTTGGGCAGGGTGGGCTACGATTCAATCTGGATTCCTGGCCGGCGCAACAAACATCCTATTGCTGAACTTAGACCTAAGCATAGTCCTGATCCCAGGGAGCTTTTTAAAAATATTTTTCTGTGCCTGCGGCTTGCGGAGAGGAAAATCAATAACCCTGACATCCAATGGCTGGCCGGGGGCAAACCGCTGAAGGGTTTTCCCATAGGGGGGCACCTTCATTTTAGCGGTGTTCCGCTCAATACCCGTTTTGTCCGTGCGCTGGATAATTATCTGACACTGCCTTTATTTTTAATGGAAAGCCCTATCTCTCTTTCCCGTCGCCCGAAGTACGGCTATATAGGGGATATACGTGAGCAATTTCACGGGGGTTTTGAATACAGGACACCTCCAAGCTGGCTGGTTCGTCCCCGGATCGCAAAAGGGGTGGTTTGTTTAGCCAAGGTATTAGCCAATGATTACCAGCATCTGGAGTGGATGCCGCTGAATAATTGGCGAGTTCAAACAGATTTTTACCAGGAGGAACAAGATAAATTGAGAGGCATTGTTCACCAACTGTGGCAGGAGTTAAAGTTGCGCTGTCCTTCTTATAGGGAATACCAGCACGAGCTAGATCCATTCTATCAGCTGATTGAAGCTCACTATCGCTGGGATGAGTATCAGGATATTCGGCCTGCATGGCGCTTGACTTCACTCTAG
- a CDS encoding class I SAM-dependent methyltransferase, which produces MLVTTARKQDHLESKAKQVAQRLGVPFVKRRSYSIQALCRTYEADHIVLVTSEGIKCAFCDGKEKPFFFHPNSAMLRIRRLMRGEEDPLAKAAGLKEGMSVLDCTLGLGADAIVASYIVGEKGRVVGIESVPVLACIVQDGLKTFETEQKAVNEAMRRIEVICNHHLSYLKQCADNQFDVVYFDPMFERTVQRSMGIAPLKRLANYEELKPEAIQEARRVARKRIVLKDSRESPRFEALGFTPLIRPHASFWFGIIDLESDHHE; this is translated from the coding sequence ATGTTAGTCACCACAGCAAGAAAACAAGACCATCTCGAATCTAAAGCCAAGCAAGTGGCCCAAAGGCTGGGTGTTCCGTTCGTTAAGCGGCGATCTTACTCCATTCAGGCTCTGTGCCGTACGTATGAAGCGGATCATATTGTACTCGTGACATCAGAAGGAATCAAATGTGCTTTTTGTGATGGGAAGGAGAAGCCTTTTTTCTTTCATCCTAACTCTGCAATGTTGCGCATCCGCCGCCTGATGAGGGGGGAAGAGGACCCTTTAGCAAAAGCAGCGGGGCTTAAAGAGGGTATGTCCGTTTTAGATTGTACCCTTGGCTTAGGTGCCGATGCCATTGTAGCCAGCTATATTGTTGGCGAAAAAGGCAGGGTGGTAGGCATAGAGTCTGTTCCAGTACTGGCCTGTATTGTGCAAGACGGTCTTAAAACATTTGAGACTGAGCAAAAGGCCGTCAATGAAGCGATGCGGCGCATTGAAGTGATTTGTAATCATCATTTGTCTTACCTCAAACAATGTGCTGACAATCAGTTTGATGTGGTCTATTTTGATCCCATGTTTGAACGAACCGTTCAGCGCTCGATGGGAATCGCCCCATTAAAACGGCTGGCTAACTATGAAGAACTCAAACCTGAAGCGATCCAAGAGGCAAGGCGGGTGGCTAGAAAGCGTATTGTGCTGAAAGACTCCCGGGAAAGCCCTCGTTTTGAAGCTTTAGGTTTTACTCCCCTTATTCGTCCCCATGCCTCCTTTTGGTTTGGGATTATAGACTTGGAGTCCGATCATCATGAATAA
- the miaA gene encoding tRNA (adenosine(37)-N6)-dimethylallyltransferase MiaA — protein MNKDRLLSIVGPTAVGKTKLSIELAKAFDGEIISGDSMQVYKGMDIGTAKIKEEEKEGIPHYLIDILEPHEDFSVSHFQNLTKSYIKEINRRGRLPILVGGTGLYVQAVTHDFHFAEKNNPALREKWKRFLAEHGKEALYKELQTRDPAYAARLHPNNTRRVIRALEILETTGKSMAHYQQDWHRRSPYDLVMIGLTMEREKLYQRINQRVDQMMEQGLVEEVKQLLARGVPKSSTSMQAIGYKEIVRYLEGELTLDEAVELIKRNTRRYAKRQLSWFRRMDEIRWFEVTDHRQFSAVVKNIIHYVAGKWQMI, from the coding sequence ATGAATAAAGACCGGTTGTTATCTATTGTGGGTCCCACGGCAGTTGGGAAAACAAAATTAAGTATTGAGCTGGCCAAAGCCTTTGATGGGGAAATCATTTCAGGAGATTCGATGCAAGTATATAAAGGGATGGATATCGGGACAGCCAAGATTAAGGAAGAAGAAAAGGAAGGCATTCCCCATTACTTGATCGATATCCTTGAACCCCATGAGGACTTCTCTGTCTCTCACTTTCAGAACTTGACAAAGTCTTATATCAAGGAAATCAATAGAAGAGGGCGGCTTCCCATCTTGGTCGGAGGGACAGGGTTGTATGTGCAAGCGGTCACCCATGACTTCCACTTTGCTGAGAAGAACAACCCTGCCCTGCGGGAAAAGTGGAAAAGATTTTTAGCTGAACACGGCAAAGAGGCTCTTTACAAAGAATTGCAAACTCGTGATCCGGCCTATGCGGCCAGGCTGCATCCAAACAATACCAGGCGGGTGATACGAGCGCTGGAGATTCTGGAGACAACAGGCAAAAGCATGGCACACTATCAACAGGACTGGCACCGCCGTTCTCCCTATGATCTTGTCATGATTGGGTTAACTATGGAACGGGAAAAACTGTACCAACGCATTAATCAACGGGTAGACCAAATGATGGAACAAGGTTTGGTGGAAGAAGTCAAACAACTGCTAGCACGAGGGGTGCCAAAATCGTCTACGTCCATGCAGGCAATCGGCTATAAAGAGATTGTTCGTTATTTAGAGGGCGAATTGACATTGGATGAAGCCGTGGAATTGATCAAGCGCAACACACGGCGGTATGCCAAGAGGCAGCTCAGCTGGTTCCGGCGCATGGACGAGATTCGCTGGTTTGAGGTAACCGATCATCGCCAGTTTTCTGCGGTGGTCAAAAATATTATCCACTATGTGGCAGGAAAATGGCAGATGATCTAG
- a CDS encoding outer spore coat protein CotE → MSQTERDIQCREIVTKAVCGRGRKFTQATHTITPAHAPTNILGCWIINHTYTASNGGDIVEVSGSYDINIWYSYNKNTQTQVATETVSYVDQVPLTMMDKNYLDGELEVDARATQQPTACEATIANTGDAVLVQVEREFLVEVIGETKVCVVVCPGGCEGLDDDKEFSFEDDQEFEELDPDIVIDELD, encoded by the coding sequence ATGTCTCAAACAGAAAGAGATATTCAATGTCGTGAAATTGTTACCAAAGCAGTTTGTGGTAGGGGTCGTAAATTTACTCAAGCTACTCACACCATCACTCCAGCTCATGCACCCACCAACATCTTGGGCTGTTGGATTATTAATCATACCTATACAGCTTCCAATGGGGGAGACATAGTTGAAGTAAGTGGTTCTTACGACATCAACATTTGGTACTCATACAACAAAAACACACAAACACAAGTGGCAACTGAAACAGTCAGCTATGTTGATCAAGTTCCGCTCACCATGATGGATAAAAACTATCTGGATGGCGAATTAGAGGTTGATGCCAGGGCGACTCAACAACCAACAGCGTGTGAGGCGACAATTGCAAACACTGGAGATGCTGTCCTTGTTCAAGTGGAACGCGAGTTTTTGGTTGAGGTGATCGGTGAGACTAAGGTGTGTGTCGTGGTTTGCCCAGGTGGTTGTGAAGGATTGGATGATGACAAGGAATTTTCCTTTGAGGATGATCAAGAGTTCGAAGAATTGGATCCTGACATTGTGATTGATGAATTGGATTAA
- the mutS gene encoding DNA mismatch repair protein MutS produces the protein MVHYTPMMEQYLSIKKEYPDAFLFFRLGDFYELFFEDAKRAAQILEITLTSRPAGKSGEKIPMCGVPYHTANQYIKKMIDQGHKVAICEQVEDPKEAKGVVKREVVRVITPGTLMEESMLAEDENNFMLFLTKAPDLYAVVGCDLSTGEVTGTEIGDWGLFVEEVSHFQPKEVIMSTSFSQNEIKGLKQHYPGIITVREVGSADVVNASEWLRLQTASTQSEVINEALVLMYEYLLDTQKKVVDHLQPFHYYRPQAYLSLDTHAKRNLELLETLRERSRKGSLLWLLDQTSTAMGGRLLKKWLTRPLLDQELIEQRLDIVETLVNNPLVREEIMLILKEVYDLERLAARVAFGNVTPRDLLQLKRSLQALPDLLEQLDQLPNNCMHPLIDSIDPCPELVRLLDQSLSEDAPVTIKEGGIFKPGYNEELDQLNKASREGKNWISELEQKERERTGIKSLKVGYNKVFGYYIEVTKANVHLLDEGRYQRKQTLSNAERFITPELKEKEALILDASERAIELEYQLFIELRDKVKNYTDRLQKLAGIIAQIDCLCSFAKVSEKYHYVRPRFSQNGELVIQEGRHPVVEQVLPSGEFVANDLYMNDKDRQILLITGPNMAGKSTYMRQLAQIVIMAQMGCFVPAKEATLPIFDQIFTRIGAADDLVGGQSTFMVEMMETKRAITKATPNSLILLDEIGRGTSTYDGMSLAQAVIEYIHHQVQAKTLFSTHYHELTDLEQELERVKNIHVACSEHEGRITFLHKVLEGKADRSYGIHVAELAGMPKAVIERAAAILQVLESKAETAVATDQHGTHRDKGPVQLSLFGDEAQEEPYRREPKWQQEILEEIETLDLINMTPLEALNTLYRLQQHLKRKGGRT, from the coding sequence ATGGTACACTACACACCGATGATGGAGCAATATTTGTCGATTAAAAAGGAATATCCTGATGCTTTTTTGTTTTTTCGTCTGGGAGATTTCTATGAATTGTTCTTTGAGGATGCTAAGCGGGCAGCCCAAATCCTGGAGATTACGTTAACCAGCCGCCCAGCGGGAAAAAGTGGTGAAAAAATCCCGATGTGCGGCGTTCCCTATCATACAGCCAACCAATACATAAAAAAGATGATTGATCAAGGCCATAAAGTAGCCATCTGTGAGCAGGTAGAAGACCCCAAAGAGGCCAAAGGGGTGGTCAAGCGCGAAGTCGTGCGTGTGATTACCCCGGGCACCTTAATGGAAGAGAGCATGTTAGCTGAAGATGAAAATAATTTCATGTTGTTTTTGACCAAAGCACCTGACCTGTATGCTGTGGTAGGCTGCGATTTGTCTACAGGCGAAGTGACAGGCACCGAAATAGGGGATTGGGGGTTGTTTGTTGAAGAGGTCAGTCATTTTCAACCTAAAGAAGTCATTATGTCTACTTCCTTTTCACAAAATGAAATCAAGGGTTTGAAACAACACTACCCAGGCATTATAACCGTGCGGGAAGTTGGTTCAGCGGACGTCGTCAATGCTTCTGAATGGCTGAGGCTTCAAACGGCCTCAACACAGAGCGAAGTGATCAACGAAGCTCTGGTGCTCATGTATGAGTATTTGCTGGATACCCAAAAAAAGGTTGTTGATCATTTGCAACCGTTCCATTATTACCGGCCTCAGGCCTATTTATCATTGGATACCCATGCCAAACGTAATCTTGAGTTATTGGAAACATTGCGTGAGCGCAGCAGGAAAGGATCATTATTGTGGCTTTTGGATCAAACCTCTACAGCGATGGGTGGACGACTGCTTAAAAAATGGCTGACAAGACCCTTGCTTGATCAGGAGTTAATAGAACAGCGCTTAGATATTGTTGAGACATTGGTGAACAACCCCTTGGTTCGTGAAGAAATCATGCTCATTTTAAAAGAGGTTTATGACCTGGAGCGTTTGGCGGCCAGGGTGGCTTTTGGCAACGTTACACCAAGGGATTTGTTGCAATTGAAACGGTCTTTACAGGCGCTTCCCGATCTGTTGGAGCAGCTTGACCAGTTGCCGAACAATTGTATGCATCCCCTTATCGATTCCATAGACCCTTGTCCGGAGTTGGTCAGATTACTGGACCAGTCCCTTTCAGAGGATGCTCCAGTTACGATTAAGGAAGGGGGCATCTTTAAGCCAGGATATAACGAGGAGCTAGACCAGCTGAACAAAGCAAGCCGGGAAGGAAAGAACTGGATCTCTGAACTTGAACAGAAGGAACGGGAACGGACGGGGATCAAATCGTTAAAAGTAGGTTATAATAAAGTGTTCGGCTATTATATTGAAGTGACTAAAGCCAATGTCCATCTTCTTGATGAGGGACGTTACCAACGTAAGCAAACCTTGAGTAATGCCGAACGGTTTATTACGCCTGAGCTCAAAGAGAAAGAAGCATTAATTTTGGATGCCAGTGAACGGGCCATTGAATTGGAGTATCAGTTATTTATAGAATTAAGAGATAAAGTGAAAAACTATACGGACCGTTTACAAAAACTGGCCGGTATCATTGCCCAGATTGACTGTTTATGCTCTTTTGCCAAGGTCAGTGAGAAGTACCATTATGTTCGACCCCGCTTTAGCCAGAATGGAGAACTGGTGATCCAAGAAGGGCGCCACCCTGTGGTGGAACAGGTGCTGCCTAGCGGGGAGTTTGTGGCCAATGATCTCTACATGAATGATAAAGACCGGCAGATCTTGTTGATTACTGGTCCTAATATGGCTGGTAAGAGCACGTATATGCGACAGCTGGCCCAGATCGTCATCATGGCCCAAATGGGCTGTTTTGTCCCGGCTAAAGAGGCAACTTTACCTATCTTTGACCAAATTTTTACCCGTATTGGGGCAGCAGATGACCTGGTTGGCGGTCAAAGCACGTTTATGGTTGAAATGATGGAAACCAAACGGGCGATTACCAAGGCTACCCCGAACAGTTTGATTTTACTTGATGAAATTGGCCGGGGAACGTCAACGTATGATGGCATGTCATTGGCGCAAGCCGTAATAGAGTATATTCATCACCAAGTGCAAGCCAAAACCTTATTCTCTACCCACTATCATGAATTGACCGATCTGGAACAGGAACTGGAGCGAGTTAAAAATATTCATGTGGCTTGTTCTGAACATGAAGGGCGTATTACGTTCTTACATAAAGTGTTGGAAGGGAAAGCAGATCGCAGTTATGGAATCCATGTTGCTGAGCTGGCAGGTATGCCCAAGGCTGTAATAGAACGGGCAGCTGCTATTTTACAGGTATTAGAGTCCAAAGCAGAAACAGCTGTGGCCACCGATCAGCACGGAACGCACAGGGACAAGGGTCCTGTGCAGCTCTCTCTGTTTGGAGATGAAGCACAGGAAGAGCCGTACAGGCGGGAGCCAAAATGGCAGCAAGAAATTTTAGAGGAAATTGAAACATTGGATTTAATCAATATGACACCCCTTGAAGCATTAAACACCCTTTACCGCCTGCAGCAACACCTGAAGCGTAAAGGGGGTAGAACATGA